The window CCACCTCTGTTTTTGCCGGTGCCTATGTGGAAAACCGCGAGGCATATAATCTGGCATCCGATCAGATGGAAGTCATGCTGCGCGTTGGCTATAATTCCGATATGGGTGCGGGTATCATGCTCACGAATACCTACACCATGCAACGCAAAGATGAGTTAAAACATGGCTATAACGAAATAGAAGGCTGGTATCCATTATTCAAGCCGACAGATAAACTGACTATTCAACCCGGTGGACTGATTAACGATAAGAGTATTGGTTCTGGCGGCGCAGTATATCTGGATGTGAATTATAAGTTTACGCCCTGGTTTAACCTTACGGTACGTAATCGATATAATCATAACAACTACAGCTCAACCGATTTAAACGGCGTTCTGGATAACAACGATACCTATGAGATCGGTAACTATTGGAATTTTAGCATTACGGATAAGTTTTCCTATACGTTTGAGCCGCACTACTTTATGCGAGTAAATGATTTTAATAGTAGTAATGGTAAAGACCATCATTGGGAAATTACCAATACCTTTAAATATCGCATCAACGAGCACTGGCTGCCCTATCTTGAATTACGCTGGTTAGATCGTAATGTGGAACCCTACCACCGGGAACAAAATCAGATTCGTGTCGGGGCAAAGTATTTCTTCTAGCTCCCTCTATTGATAAAAAAGCCGCTGACAGTCCAAGTCAGCGGCTTTTTCATACTACCTGACGTAAACGCGCATCACGCCTGTTCCGCT of the Citrobacter freundii genome contains:
- the ompL gene encoding porin OmpL, translated to MKKLNTIILLSSVVSTSVFAGAYVENREAYNLASDQMEVMLRVGYNSDMGAGIMLTNTYTMQRKDELKHGYNEIEGWYPLFKPTDKLTIQPGGLINDKSIGSGGAVYLDVNYKFTPWFNLTVRNRYNHNNYSSTDLNGVLDNNDTYEIGNYWNFSITDKFSYTFEPHYFMRVNDFNSSNGKDHHWEITNTFKYRINEHWLPYLELRWLDRNVEPYHREQNQIRVGAKYFF